A segment of the Xenorhabdus bovienii SS-2004 genome:
GTAACCTGCGTGAAATGTCCCGCCTGTCCGTACCTGTCATCTGTACGGTGATCGGTGAGGGCGGTTCTGGTGGTGCGTTGGCACTCAGTGTGGGTGACAAGGTGAATATGTTGCAATACAGCACCTTTTCTACCATATCTCCGGAAGGTTGTGCTTCCATCTTATGGAAGAGTGCCGAAAAAGCTCCACTGGCAGCCGAAGCGATGGGTAATACCGCACCACGCCTGAAAGAGTTGAAATTGATTGATTCCGTTATTCCGGAACCACTGGGCGGGGCGCATCGTAACTATGATGCGATTGCTCAAGCATTAAAAGCGCAATTACTGGCTGATTTTGCTGATTTGGATCATCTGAACAGCGAAGAATTAGTTAATCGCCGTTATGAGCGTTTAATGCAATACGGTTACTGCTAAGTCCTGAAAGCTGTTTTTATTACAATCCAGCTTTATTTTTAATATTGTTATTTGCAGGTGGACAGTACTGGGGAGAGATAGAACTTCAGTATTTCCACCTGTTTTATTGTTTATAGGTAATGAAATCAGCACTCTCCATACTGTCTGGTATTATCATTCTGACAAAATTGGGATGAAATAGGCTGTTTTATCAGCTAGACTCGAAAAATAATAAATTGGGTTTTTCTATGGACAAATATAAATATATTATTTACGCGTTTTCCTGTGTGTTGATCTGGAGTTTTGTTCCCTCCATATCCCGTTTGGGTCAAAAAGGGATGGACCATTTCCAATATTTGTTCTGGTCAAATATTCTATCCGTTCTGGCGGTTTTCTTTGTTGCTGTCCTGATGGGTAGAAATTTGAAACAACTTTTATTTATTCCCTTTCCAGTTATGTTTAAAGTTTTGATATTAGGTACTCTGGACTGTTTCTTCTATTTATTGCTCTATTACGGTTATTCCATCGAAAACGGCGTTGCTGTCTTGGTCGTTCAATATAGCTGGCCGCTGATGATCATCGGGTTGTCGTTTTTACTGTTAAAAGAAAAATTGTCAATCCGGCAGATGATTGGCATCACGCTTGGTTTTATTGCCGTTGTGATCACGTTTACGCAAGGAAATATTACCCGGATTGCAGTAGAACATCCGCAGGCTCTGTTGCTGGTATTCAGTGGGGCATTTTGTTTTGCCTTGATGTCTGTGTTATCGAAACATTTCGCGATTGACCCTTATATAAATACATTTTGGGTATTTGCTTGTTCTACCTTAGTATCGGCGGTGTTTTTATTGGTATTTAGCAGCTTCAATTGGCCAGTGGGTGATTCACTGATGCCAACGCTGCTCAACGGCATCATATTGAATGGCGTATCCTATATTATCTGGTTTAAGGCTATGAATAGCCCTGATTCGCCTAAAATTGCCTCAATCTTATTTTTATCACCGGTGTTGTCGATGATATGGCTTATTCTGTTCTTTGGTGATGCATTTGTCCCCGCTTATGTTGTGGGTTTAGTGCTTGTTATCATATCGGGGCTGCTCTGCATCAGTGCAAAGACCGAACCTGCGACACAGAATAAATTGAGTGATGATTTGATTGAGGATTGATACCGCCAAATGAAAGAAGGTTTTCACTCACAATGATCAATACTCATATACCTCTGTTAACGATGTTAATCGATCAGTTAGGGCGACATAAAAAAGTCTTGGTTGGATTTAGCGGTGGATTGGATTCCACCGTATTGCTGCATTTGCTGGTTCAGTTACGTTACCAATCCCACAGCGGAGTCATTCGTGATCAAATAGAGCTAAGAGCAATTCATATCCATCACGGTTTAAATCCAAAGGCGGATAAGTGGGTTGAACATTGTCGCCAGATTTGTGCCGACTGGAAGGTCGATTTTCGGGTCGAAAAAGTCAGCCTTGATATCCGGCAAAATGGCATTGAAGCGGCGGCTCGTGATGCCCGTTATCAGGCATTCCAGCATGAATTGCAACAGGGTGAAATTTTGGTCACGGCGCAGCATCTTGATGATCAGGCAGAAACCTTTCTGCTGGCATTGAAACGGGGGAGTGGCCCTGCCGGATTATCATCTATGCCTTCTTCCATGCCATTTTCTGGAACAACGCTGATTCGTCCATTGCTGAATGCCAGTCGTGCAGAACTCGAAACGTATGCACAAACACAGAGGTTGCAATGGATAGAAGATGATAGCAACCAAGATGATCGTTATGATCGCAATTTTTTGCGTTTGCATATTATGCCATTGCTTAACCAGCGCTGGCCTCATTTCCCTCAATCTGCTTCTCGCAGTGCCAGCTTGTGTGGAGAGCAAGAACAATTGTTGGATGAATTGCTTAATGAATCGTTGAATGAGCTGATAACTCCGGAAGGTGCGATAGCCATTTCACCGTTGGTGGATTGTTCTGAGGCCAAGCGTAATGCTTTATTACGTAGATGGTTCAATCAGCATGGTGTGAAGATGCCTGCGCGTGAACAACTCCAGAAAATTTGGTCGGAAGTGGCGCTTTCCAGACAGGATGCCGAGCCACGTTTTAGATTGGGGCAGCACGATGTTCGCCGTTATCGGCAACAACTCTGGCTGGTTCCTCAATGCCAATCGTTGGCAGGAACTCTACTTGAATGGGATATAGCACAAGAACTGCGATTACCCGATGGTTTGGGCATGCTGGTGTTGTCAGAAGAAAGTGGTATTAATGTCAGAATGCCCGATAGAAATGAGCGGGTAACCATTCGTTTTGGTGTACAGGGAAATATTAGCATCGTGGGTCGTCGGCATTCCCGGCACAGTAAAAAATTATGGCAGGAATTAGGTATCGCACCTTGGCTTAGGGAAAGAACACCATTGCTTTATTATGATGAAAAATTGGTTGCAGCATTGGATGTTTTTGTAACCAAGGAGGGACAGCCTTTGGCGGAAAAGGAGATACTTTCAATCAAATGGGACAGAATGCCGTATTCTGCTTAATCTACCTATTTCAGCCTTAAATTAACGCAACCTCCTATAAAGACATCCATAAACACTTATATTCTGGATTTACGTACCATGCTCTATTTATCAATTTACCCTCAGTATCTATTAAAGGTTACTGAAGGTAAATTTTATTCTTTACTGAATATATATTATGGGATTTGATTTATACCACAGTGATAAATGAACAAATTGCTGGAGTCATAGCTGGAAAAACCAAACGTAGATAAAAATAGTCATTTGAAAAGAAAGCCCTCATTTGATATATGAGGACTTTGTGTGTGATTTTGTGTATCAATGTGAGCTTTCTGAACACGGTCAGGTCGAGCAATGCTCAATGCTCAATAACAATCGTACCAATTTCCGGGTTGCTGAAACTGATGATGTGATCCAACCTTAATTCACGGGTTTCTTCATTTGATTCTACGAGAATATATTCGACTTTTTTTCTTAAAATCAGCTTACTAGCTTTTCCTTCAAATATGCCACCACCTTGCAGTTGGATGTGTAAATGAAGCTGGTGCTGGCAAGCTAGCTCAAGGTTATCATAATCATCACAATTAATTGGTTGATATTCAGTATCTATAGACATATTTTCTCACCACTATGTTAGTGGCGGTTATTGTGCCGCCCGTGATTGACCAAGATCAAACGCAAAAATGCTACCTACGACTATAGCACAGTAAACTTTCCGTGATTACTGAATTAAGTCTGTTGAATTGCGTTGGAAAGCAAGTAGATTAAATCTAAGTCTTATCATTACGCAACGAAATTACGTCATATTATTTGATTTTTTTCCCTATGCATTTTGAGATACGGTACAGTAATGTCAATCTTGTTAAGAAAAGTTCATGTTTTACATGGTATGGACGTTATGAATATTAGGTTATCTGCTGGATTTATTGGATGAAAATGATGATGAATAAAAAAATATTGCTCGCTGTGGGAGTGTTAACCGCGGTTGGGTGTCAGAACAAAGTGGCCTCTCAAGATAATGCTACGCTTCAGGAGAATACACTTCAGAATAAATTGCAGACAGCTGAGAGAGTGTTTACTGGCGTTGTACCTTGTGCGGACTGTACAGGTATTGAGACTACTTTGCAGCTTTCAAGTGATGGCTCATATATATTGGGGCAAATTTATCTGGAAGCTAAAAATGAAGAAAACACTTTTTTCGAAACAGGTCATTGGATAAAAAGCGGCAAAAAGATAGATTTGACGCATGAGGATGGTAAGAAATCTTATTATCAGATGAAAGGTGAAAATCTGGTCATGCTGGATATCGACGGTGAACCAATCCAGTCAAATTTCAATTATGAATTGGGAAAAGTTACGCCGAAAAAGATGGCGGGGGAATACAGCTATATAGCTGACAGTGCGACATTTACAGAGTGTCGTACCGGAAAACACTATGATGCGTCTGAAAATATCGATTTGGAACGTGGCTACAGTGCGACTGGTGTGGAAGGGGGAGAGCCTGTTTATGTGGAAGTCGAAGGTTACTACTCGCTTCGGCCTTCGATGGAAGATGGTATGTTTGATCATGCACTGATTCAAACAGGCAAAATCCATTTTGATAAGTCAGCCTCTTGTCAGACCAGAAAATAACAAAACTTAGCCGTTATACATAAAAAAACCTGCGTATTGAATACGCAGGTTTTTTCTGAACTTGAACAAAGGCGCTTAAACAGTATTAATGCTGTTTAATTTGTTCTTTCAGATATTCAATAATACCTTCCAGTTTAAGCATTTGCTTATCACCATTACGACGGTATTTGTATTCAACTTCGCCGTTATCCAGATTACGATCGCCAATAACCAGAGTATGCGGCACACCGATCAGTTCCATATCAGCAAACATGACACCTGGGCGCTCTTTGCGATCATCGAAAATCACATCAATACCATTGGCACGTAAGTCTGCATATAATTTTTCAGCAACTTCCTTCACCCGATAAGATTTGTGCATATTCATAGGTAAAAGAGCGACTTGGAATGGAGCAATGGCATCTGGCCAGATAATGCCACGATCATCGTGGTTCTGTTCAATAGCTGCGGCAACAATACGGGTTACGCCAATGCCGTAACATCCCATTGAGACAACTTGATTGTGACCATCTTCATTTTGTACAGTGGCTTTCAGGGCATCAGAGTATTTGGTGCCTAACTGGAAGATATGACCGACTTCAATACCACGTTTGATTAGCAGTGTACCTTGACCGTCTGGGCTAGCATCACCTTCAAGGACATTACGGATATCGGCGATTTCAGGCAGTGGTAAGTCACGTTCCCAGTTAATGCCGAAATAATGTTTATCATCAACATTTGCGCCTGCGCCGAAGTCGCTCATGACAGATACGCTACGGTCAATGATAACAGGCATAGGCAGGTTTACTGGCCCTAAGGAACCTGGGCCTGCCTGTACAACGGCACGAATTTCTTCTTCGGTAGCGAAACTCAGCGGACTTGCCACCAATGGTAGTTTCTCTGCTTTGATTTCATTCAGTTCATGGTCACCGCGTACCAGCAATGCGACCAGTTGATGACTGCTTTCTTTTGCCGCATGGACGATCAGAGTTTTGACGGTTTTCTCAATCGGCAAGTTGAATTGTTCGACCAGTTCAGCAATGGTTTTAGCATTTGGTGTCTCTACCAAATGCATATCTTCTGATGGGACAGCTCGTTCGTGGGATGGCATAACTGCTTCAGCCAATTCAATATTGGCTGCGTAGTTAGATTCTGTGGAGAAGGCAATATCATCTTCACCGCTGTCAGCAAGAACCTGAAATTCATGGGAAGCACTCCCGCCGATAGAACCGGTATCTGCCAGAACAGCACGGAAATCCAGCCCAATACGGGTAAAGATTTTGCTGTAGGCATCATACATTTTATCGTAAGTCTCTTGTAGAGACTCTTGGCTGGTATGGAAAGAATAAGCATCTTTCATAATGAATTCGCGTGAACGCATGACACCGAAGCGCGGACGGACTTCGTCACGGAATTTGGTTTGGATCTGGAACAGGTTCAGTGGAAGTTGTTTATATGAAGTCACTTCATTACGAACCAGATCGGTGATGACTTCTTCATGAGTCGGCCCGAGAACGAAAGGACGGGCACCACGATCTTCAAAACGCAGTAATTCTGGGCCATATTGTTCCCAACGGCCACTTTCCTGCCACAAATCTGCCGGTTGAACTACCGGCATGGAAACTTCAATCGCCCCAGCATTATTCATCTCTTCACGAACAATGTTTTCGACTTTTTTTAATACACGGACACCTGTAGGCATCCAGTTGTACAGACCTGAGGCGAGTTTACGTGTCATGCCGGCACGAAGCATCAGTTTATGACTGACAACCTCCGCATCAGCAGGCGTCTCTTTTAAAGTAGAGAGCAGATATTGGCTAGTACGCATAGTAAGTTTCCATTGGACAGCAAATTGCTTCTGGGCGACAAGATTGTGCCACCCAACCCAGAAAATAAAGATAAACCGCTAGTCTACCAGCGAGTTTGCTATGTCAAAAGGGGTTTTAACGGTGTTCAATAGAAACCACTTCCGTCATGGCGTCACGTATCTGCCAGCGAACATTGAAATCCAGAATATGAACTGCATATATCCGGTTTTCCTGTTCTTTCTTACGATAGGCCGGGCGAGGATCCTGCGCCAATATCTGACTGATGAAACGTCGTAAATGAGGATAATTTGCCTGATGGGACGATAGTTGATGTTCAGCTATTGGCAAGAACGAGACTTCCATTCCGGTGTCTGGCGCCTTCTGTGCAAAACCCGCTCTGGCTTCTGGGCGAGATTCGGCAAAAGGCAGATAGGGCTTGATATCGATAACGGGTGTACCATCAACTAAATCCAGACTGCCAAGTTCCAGTATGACCCGATTGTTCTGGCATTGAATACCTTTCAATTCTACCAGCGACATACCAATCGGATTGGGGCGGAATGTCGAGCGGGTAGCAAACACGCCCATTTTGGCATTTCCCCCCAAACGGGGTGGGCGAACTAATGGATTCCAGCCACCATTCATAGTTTGGTGAAAAACAAAAATAATCCATAAATGACTGAATTGTTCAATCCCACGTATCGCATCAATCTGGTTATAAGGAGCCAGCAACTCTAGTTGTCCCGCCCCATCTTCTACCAAACCCGGTTGGCGGGGAATGGCAAACTTCTCTTTATAAGGAGAATGGATGGTTCCTATTTGAGTAAAATGAAAATCGGCCATGAGCGTTTTTTTAATCATCGTTATTTAGTGGTAAGCAGGGCAGATCCTTCACAAATCGCAGTCTGGTAGCAGTTGTGATTAGACAGTATTGCGCATTGATGAAGTAATACTGCATCAGCTTTCAGAGATGCGGCTTTTACCAGCATGTTTTTCCGTGCAACTGCAATGCTGGCAGGCGGATCTTGTCGTGTAGTGCGACAGGATTCCCCGAAAACGATGCCTAAATTTTTAAATGGAGTGCCTAACAGTTCTTCTGTCTTAGTGTATAGCTGAACGTAAGACGACACTTTACTTTTCTTGGCTGGCTGATGTTTCAACTTTGAGCCTGTCTGAGTAGGTTTTTCGACCTGAGTTGACAGAGAAGTACACCCAACCATAAATAGTGTTATGAAACAGATAGGTAGCATACGCATCGCGTTGAATCCTTATTCTGGTAAGGCCGGTGAGTGGGGGACTGTGAATGTCGATACATGAAACTGCGATAAAAAGCGTTTGGCTCCCCCAATCAAAATAGGGCGGATAATAATATCCGCCCTATAATTTTAATCTTGATTGACTGAAGATGAAAGGTTACCAGCCTTTTAGCGCACCACCCTTGAAAATTCTCTGGGCAGCTTGTTCTACTTCCTCAGATTGATAGGCTTTAACAAACTTTTGAACATTTTCAGCGTCTTTATTGTCTTCACGGCTGACAATGATATTTACGTAAGGTGAATCTTTGTCTTCCACAAATAAACCATCTTGTTCTGGCGTCAAACCAACCTGACCCGCATAGGCATTATTGATAATAGCAAAGGCAATTTTTTGATCATCTAGCGAGCGTGGTAATTGCGGTGCTTCTAACTCTACAATATCTAAGTCCTTAGGGTTATTGATAATGTCCAAAACGGTTGGTAGTAGACCCACTCCTTCTTTTAGCGTGATTAAGCCTTGCTTTTGTAATAATAAAAGCGCCCGGCCTTGGTTGGTTGGATCATTTGGTATCGTAATCTGATTACCATTTTCTAGCTCACCCAGAGATTTAATTTTTCTTGAATAAGCCGCGATTGGATAGATGAAAGAGTTACCAACAATAGTCAGCTTATAATTGCGTTCTTTCACTTGCTGATCTAAAAAAGGTTTATGTTGGAAAACGTTAACATCAATATCTCCTTTGTTCAGTGACTCATTTGGCAGAACATAGTCATTGAACGTAATCAGCTCAACATCAAGTCCATATTTCTCTTTGGCCACTTTTTTGGCAACTTCTGCCACTTCAAGTTCAGGCCCAACAATTACCCCAACCTTAATGTGGTCTGGATCTCTTGGTTCCTGATCGCAGCCTGCAAGAATTAATGTTCCTAATAATGCACTGATTGCAACGATGGATTTCAATTTTACTGACATAATTTACCTCTGTTTAAGTCACTTTATTATTTGTGATTAACTGCTATAATCAAGCGATCACCGCCTAACTGAATTAAGAACACTAAAACAATCAACAATGCTAAAACAGTATTCATAACAGGTGCATTGTAGCCAATGTAACCATATTGATAACCAATCTGGCCTAAGCCACCTGCGCCAACGGCACCTCCCATTGCGGAATAGCCGACCAAAGTAATCAAAGTAATCGTTGCAGCATTTATTAAACTCAACTGGGCTTCAGGAAGCAGGATTTTTTTGACAATCTGTAAAGGCGTTGCACCCATCGCACGTGCAGCTTCGATCAATCCAGGCGGAATTTCCAATAAGGCATTTTCCACCATGCGGGCAATAAAAGGTGCTGCTCCCACAGTCAGAGGGACAATCGCCGCTTGCAAGCCAATGGATGTACCGACAATTAGCCGGGTAAACGGGATCATCCATACCAACAAAATAATGAAGGGAATTGAACGACCGATATTCACTAAGGCGGAAAGAATACGATAAAGTGTAATATTCTCCATAATCTGTCCTGCACGGGTGACATATAAAAGCACACCGATTGGTAAACCAATTACAAAACCAAAAAAACCTGAAACAAAAGTCATTACTAAAGTTTCCCAGACTCCTTTAAACAATAAGAAAATCATTCCATCAGACATAACCGAGAACCTCTACTTTTACATGGTGTTCTTTTAAAAACTCAATTGTTGATTCAATGCTACTGTATTCACCGCCCAATTCGGCCAACATCACACCAAATTTAACGCCACCAGCATAATCCATTTGTGAACTCAATATGCTGACATCAATATTAAAACGGCGTACAGCCATAGAAATTAGTGGGGCATCAACCGATTTGCCCGTAAATTCCAGTTTCAATAATGGTAGACTATCTGGCGTGCATTCAGGTTTTAACTTTTTTAGATAACTTTCCGGAATATCGATATGCAGCGTTGATTTAATAAATTCTTGCGCAACAGGCGTTTTAGGGTGTGAAAAAATTTCGCTTACAACATCTTGTTCAATTAACAGACCTGCATTGATGACCGCAACTTGGTCACAAATACGTTTTACAACATCCATTTCATGAGTAATTAACAGAATCGTTAAGCCCAGACGACGATTAATGTCTTTTAATAGTTCAAGAATAGAACGGGTTGTGGCTGGATCGAGAGCGCTGGTGGCCTCATCACATAACAGTATTTTGGGTGAGTTTGCCAATGCGCGAGCGATGGCAACACGCTGCTTTTGTCCACCAGATAAATTTGCCGGATACGCATCATGTTTGTCAGAGAGACCAACTAATTCAAGCAACTCGCTGACTCTTTTATTTATTTCGTTTTTTGGCGTATTATCCAACTCCAGTGGCAATGCCACATTACCAAATACCGTTCTGGATGACAGCAGATTGAAGTGCTGAAAAATCATACCAATATGGCGTCGGGCGTGGGTCAGCTCACGATTTGACATTGAAGTCAGATCTTGACCGTTAACCAATACCTTGCCCGATGTTGGACGTTCGAGCATATTTACACAGCGAATCAGGGTGCTTTTGCCTGCGCCAGAAGAACCAATAACACCATAAATTTGTCCCTGAGGAACATGTAAGTTGATATTTGAAAGCGCGTTGATAGAACGCGTCCCTAGTTGAAATACTTTATTTATTTGAGTCAGCTTTATCATGTTTTTCTCAGGCAACAAGTCATGAATTGAAGTGGATGTTAAGGTGTCTAGACGTCTAAGTCAACTGTGAATAAATTAAATTATAAATGAATTAGCATCATCAATCGCTTCCTAATCAAAGCATAAAACTATGGTTCTGAATTATCACTAGAAAAAAGGCAGCATTTTACATATTAGAGTGCTATACCACATTAGCGTTTAGGAGAAAAATGCGTTTTCAACCAAATGCTGGGAAACGATAGAGTTCATTATTATATTCCTACTTTATTTTACGATTTTTGGGATTAATAATTTGGATTCTCATTCCTTATCATTTAAGTTACTTAATATTACTAGCCTCAATACGTAGGGCGCGAGCACACTATTTTAGGTGCTTTTCTAAGATTATTATTTCTTAAAAATAAACTTTAATAGTGTTTTCATTGAGCAATATTTAATCACGAAAGCAATTATTTACACTCTTTTAGCAAACAAAAGAGTTAAAGAACAATATTGATATTTTAAGTTTAAATATTAATCAAAGTATGCTCGCACCCTGCCTCAATACGTTAGCAAATGCTCATTCTTCGTTCCTTCAAACATGATTAGATTTGGTGACCATCTAAGTGGTCACCTTAACTTTTTTACGCTATTAACCTGATACAGAAGCCATTTGTCAATTTTAGAATAATTGCATATTGGCACTGGGAAATTAGTTACAGATTCTGTATCGAAGGAATTCATACAGATATAAATAATAACCGAATAGCAAAACTGATAAGTACAATCCCCATTACTCTTTCAAACCAATACCCTTTTTCCATGAATTTATTACGAATCAATACATTCGAAAAAATAACACTAACCAGCACAAACCATACTGTATTAGCTATACACATCCACAAGCCATAAAAGACTTGTATCAGAATAGGTGTATTAATACTCACCACGGTCGTAAAAACTGCTAAAAAGAACAATGTTGCCTTAGGGTTAAGAGCATTTGTCATAAACCCCATCAGAAATGCTTGCCATTTACTTTGTGAGGTCTGAATAATATTTTTACTTTCCAAAGTATCCGGATTGACAGGTTTACTTTTAATAAATTTGATACCGAGCCATATGATATAAAGTGAGCCTACCAGTTTTGCCATTTCCATTAACCATGGGGTGGAATGCATTAATGAACTGATTCCCACCAGTGTATAGACTACATGTACTGATATACCTGCACCAATACCTATTGCCGTGCATACCCCAGCTAAACGACCAAATTTTACACTCTGCTGTATGGTCACAGCGAAATCTGGGCCTGGTGCTACTACTGCTAAAAAATGAATCATTGCTAGCCCTAGAAATTCTCCCCAATAATTAGATAGCATGTTAACTCCAGAATGACAGAGGAGCTGCTTCTCCACGATAACCTATAAAGCAAGACAGACTTAAACGTGAGCTACCGATACCAGCAGTTACAGCGTGCATACATTGGGCATTAAAAATCAAAAGTTCGCCCGCGTCCGGTTGAACCTCTAGTGCCGGTTTTCCAAGCAAAGAAGGTTCAATACCATAACTATCCCTGCGCATAGAATCAAATTCTTCAGGAGATAATTTATTTTTCCAAACTTGTAAAGCACCACCTTCATTAGGCATAGAAAGATAAACATTAGCGGCAAACTGTGCCTGAAGGCTCTTGGCTCTGAAACTATCTGGAGCATCTTTAGCAAAAATATCATGATGTGCAAGAAAAGTCACTCCGGGTTCAACTACCCTTGACAATCCCACATACATTTTCTTCCCATAAAGTGTTTCGAGTTGAGCCCCTGCTGGCCAAACTTCGTCTAAAACGCATCTCAGTTGATCTATTGGTGATAGATAAGGTGAACAACGCTGCCTCAGTTCGTTGATATTATTGAGCACATTTTCAAAATAATCTGCTACACGGAGTGCCTTATTTTCTGTCTCGTAAAATGCCATCCCGATCCGACCTATACTCGGCGCATTTAAATATTTATCAAATCCTTTTCCTAATATTTTTTCACTTATTTTTTCAGCTAAGGAAGTAGGAATAAATTTTTTTATACGTATGGCTAAAATTTCTTGTTTAGCAAGTTTTTCTATACATGCGCTATTAAGACGATCTGTTTCTATAATCATAATTATCTCTTTTTTATTTATTAATGAAATTCGAAAGTGTTGCTAGTTACAAACCACTTTATAATGTACTATTTCGCATTTTTATGTTTTTATATCTTTTTATTTTTATAAATGTCTTTATATAATAGTAATGTTCTCAAAAAGGTATATTTCGTACTCCGCACTGTATACAGAATATAAGAGTCTTCTACAATTTTAAAATGTTATTTAGTCATGTCTCATGCGAGAGTCTCACTTATTATATGAATTCAGGTTTTAACTCTTATTCCAGGGCGAGAGCGTGAACGTTTTCTAATCTTAAGTTATGTGTAATACAATTTATATATGGATTAAAAACGCTCAATTTAGTCTTGTTCAAGTATTGAAAAGTATTTCATTTAAATCAATTAACCAAAAAATAATCATTTATGCTCTCTATATGAACGCGTTTCATTTGTAAGATAATAGTGACTTTGACATCGACGGTAGTCTGCAGTTTTATATTATTACCGTTGCCCCTGCAACCTTTTTGCATTCATCCTCGTAGTTAATTAAATCAAATGTCAGTAATCTTTATCGCTACGGATTTTCTGGGCTGCTGAACTGCCATCCAAATTGTCCGTGAATCCATCACGTCATTTTTGTTTCCCATCATAT
Coding sequences within it:
- a CDS encoding MetQ/NlpA family lipoprotein — translated: MSVKLKSIVAISALLGTLILAGCDQEPRDPDHIKVGVIVGPELEVAEVAKKVAKEKYGLDVELITFNDYVLPNESLNKGDIDVNVFQHKPFLDQQVKERNYKLTIVGNSFIYPIAAYSRKIKSLGELENGNQITIPNDPTNQGRALLLLQKQGLITLKEGVGLLPTVLDIINNPKDLDIVELEAPQLPRSLDDQKIAFAIINNAYAGQVGLTPEQDGLFVEDKDSPYVNIIVSREDNKDAENVQKFVKAYQSEEVEQAAQRIFKGGALKGW
- the rcsF gene encoding Rcs stress response system protein RcsF encodes the protein MRMLPICFITLFMVGCTSLSTQVEKPTQTGSKLKHQPAKKSKVSSYVQLYTKTEELLGTPFKNLGIVFGESCRTTRQDPPASIAVARKNMLVKAASLKADAVLLHQCAILSNHNCYQTAICEGSALLTTK
- the rof gene encoding Rho-binding antiterminator, translating into MSIDTEYQPINCDDYDNLELACQHQLHLHIQLQGGGIFEGKASKLILRKKVEYILVESNEETRELRLDHIISFSNPEIGTIVIEH
- the tsaA gene encoding tRNA (N6-threonylcarbamoyladenosine(37)-N6)-methyltransferase TrmO — translated: MADFHFTQIGTIHSPYKEKFAIPRQPGLVEDGAGQLELLAPYNQIDAIRGIEQFSHLWIIFVFHQTMNGGWNPLVRPPRLGGNAKMGVFATRSTFRPNPIGMSLVELKGIQCQNNRVILELGSLDLVDGTPVIDIKPYLPFAESRPEARAGFAQKAPDTGMEVSFLPIAEHQLSSHQANYPHLRRFISQILAQDPRPAYRKKEQENRIYAVHILDFNVRWQIRDAMTEVVSIEHR
- the tilS gene encoding tRNA lysidine(34) synthetase TilS; this encodes MINTHIPLLTMLIDQLGRHKKVLVGFSGGLDSTVLLHLLVQLRYQSHSGVIRDQIELRAIHIHHGLNPKADKWVEHCRQICADWKVDFRVEKVSLDIRQNGIEAAARDARYQAFQHELQQGEILVTAQHLDDQAETFLLALKRGSGPAGLSSMPSSMPFSGTTLIRPLLNASRAELETYAQTQRLQWIEDDSNQDDRYDRNFLRLHIMPLLNQRWPHFPQSASRSASLCGEQEQLLDELLNESLNELITPEGAIAISPLVDCSEAKRNALLRRWFNQHGVKMPAREQLQKIWSEVALSRQDAEPRFRLGQHDVRRYRQQLWLVPQCQSLAGTLLEWDIAQELRLPDGLGMLVLSEESGINVRMPDRNERVTIRFGVQGNISIVGRRHSRHSKKLWQELGIAPWLRERTPLLYYDEKLVAALDVFVTKEGQPLAEKEILSIKWDRMPYSA
- the nlpE gene encoding envelope stress response activation lipoprotein NlpE (NlpE, an outer membrane lipoprotein, interacts directly with CpxA, the sensor histidine kinase of the Cpx system for response to envelope stress.), encoding MMNKKILLAVGVLTAVGCQNKVASQDNATLQENTLQNKLQTAERVFTGVVPCADCTGIETTLQLSSDGSYILGQIYLEAKNEENTFFETGHWIKSGKKIDLTHEDGKKSYYQMKGENLVMLDIDGEPIQSNFNYELGKVTPKKMAGEYSYIADSATFTECRTGKHYDASENIDLERGYSATGVEGGEPVYVEVEGYYSLRPSMEDGMFDHALIQTGKIHFDKSASCQTRK
- a CDS encoding DMT family transporter — encoded protein: MDKYKYIIYAFSCVLIWSFVPSISRLGQKGMDHFQYLFWSNILSVLAVFFVAVLMGRNLKQLLFIPFPVMFKVLILGTLDCFFYLLLYYGYSIENGVAVLVVQYSWPLMIIGLSFLLLKEKLSIRQMIGITLGFIAVVITFTQGNITRIAVEHPQALLLVFSGAFCFALMSVLSKHFAIDPYINTFWVFACSTLVSAVFLLVFSSFNWPVGDSLMPTLLNGIILNGVSYIIWFKAMNSPDSPKIASILFLSPVLSMIWLILFFGDAFVPAYVVGLVLVIISGLLCISAKTEPATQNKLSDDLIED
- the proS gene encoding proline--tRNA ligase — its product is MRTSQYLLSTLKETPADAEVVSHKLMLRAGMTRKLASGLYNWMPTGVRVLKKVENIVREEMNNAGAIEVSMPVVQPADLWQESGRWEQYGPELLRFEDRGARPFVLGPTHEEVITDLVRNEVTSYKQLPLNLFQIQTKFRDEVRPRFGVMRSREFIMKDAYSFHTSQESLQETYDKMYDAYSKIFTRIGLDFRAVLADTGSIGGSASHEFQVLADSGEDDIAFSTESNYAANIELAEAVMPSHERAVPSEDMHLVETPNAKTIAELVEQFNLPIEKTVKTLIVHAAKESSHQLVALLVRGDHELNEIKAEKLPLVASPLSFATEEEIRAVVQAGPGSLGPVNLPMPVIIDRSVSVMSDFGAGANVDDKHYFGINWERDLPLPEIADIRNVLEGDASPDGQGTLLIKRGIEVGHIFQLGTKYSDALKATVQNEDGHNQVVSMGCYGIGVTRIVAAAIEQNHDDRGIIWPDAIAPFQVALLPMNMHKSYRVKEVAEKLYADLRANGIDVIFDDRKERPGVMFADMELIGVPHTLVIGDRNLDNGEVEYKYRRNGDKQMLKLEGIIEYLKEQIKQH